A genomic window from Sorex araneus isolate mSorAra2 chromosome 2, mSorAra2.pri, whole genome shotgun sequence includes:
- the MBD3 gene encoding methyl-CpG-binding domain protein 3 isoform X2, translating into MERKSPSGKKFRSKPQLARYLGGSMDLSTFDFRTGKMLMSKVNKSRQRVRYDSSNQLKGKPDLNTALPVRQTASIFKQPVTKITNHPSNKVKSDPQKAVEQPRQLFWEKKLSGLNAFDIAEELVQTMDLPKGLQGVGPGCTDETLLSAIASALHTSTAPITGQLSAAVEKNPGVWLNTAQPLCKAFMVTDEDIRKQEELVQQVRKRLEEALMADMLAHVQELARDGDAPLGQAPADEDDDDEDDDDDEPDQDPDLERV; encoded by the exons CCCCAGCGGGAAGAAGTTCCGGAGCAAACCGCAGCTGGCACGCTACCTGGGGGGCTCCATGGACCTGAGCACCTTTGACTTCCGCACGGGGAAGATGCTAATGAGCAAAGTGAACAAGAGCCGGCAGCGCGTGCGCTATGACTCCTCCAACCAACTCAAG GGCAAGCCCGACCTAAACACGGCGCTGCCCGTCCGGCAGACGGCGTCCATCTTCAAGCAGCCGGTGACCAAGATCACCAACCATCCCAGCAACAAGGTGAAGAGCGACCCCCAGAAAGCCGTGGAGCAGCCTCGGCAG CTCTTCTGGGAGAAGAAGCTGAGTGGCCTCAACGCCTTTGACATCGCCGAGGAGCTGGTGCAGACCATGGACCTCCCCAAGGGCCTGCAGG GGGTGGGCCCGGGCTGCACGGACGAGACGCTGCTGTCGGCCATCGCCAGCGCCCTGCACACCAGCACGGCGCCCATCACCGGGCAGCTGTCGGCCGCCGTGGAGAAGAACCCGGGCGTGTGGCTGAACACGGCGCAGCCGCTCTGCAAGGCCTTCATGGTGACCGACGAGGACATCCG GAAGCAGGAGGAGCTGGTGCAGCAGGTGCGGAAGCGCCTGGAGGAGGCGCTCATGGCCGACATGCTTGCGCACGTGCAGGAGCTGGCGCGTGACGGGGACGCGCCCCTCGGCCAGGCGCCCGCCGACGAGGACGACGACGAcgaggacgacgacgacgacgagccCGACCAGGACCCGGACCTGGAGCGTGTCTAG